A stretch of the Gossypium hirsutum isolate 1008001.06 chromosome D07, Gossypium_hirsutum_v2.1, whole genome shotgun sequence genome encodes the following:
- the LOC121219157 gene encoding uncharacterized protein — translation MESEFLNKVEDNAVIRIWSERSQLEKGDSLTMGHASELWDYTSINVTQNNLQELKEIWAQWDDEVKQLFYCNYGDLPYLLDINVDEHLFRALAQFWNSAYSCFTFGKVDMVPTVEEYTTLLRCPRIQVDKIYCRAANVLTLTKKLTRITGMSEQWVTARIKQKGENRCIPWRSLRDQILAHPDTKKKVDVFALSMYGMVIFPKALGHIDEAVTDLFDQLDRRVTPVPAILAETFRSLSACRRTGEGRFELAATSRRDDITEERWMTILQNLRDEDVEWRASWMVPDEIMYRCGDFDWVPLLGIWGAVGYAPLLVLRQYRSRQFVPATQGLAECEFSYKGNNYRGKIREMSNAWKQIHRMKGIAVGATTTPEYHG, via the exons ATGGAAAGTGAATTTCTTAACaaagtggaagataatgcggtTATCCGAATATGGTCAGAAAGGTCGCAACTCGAGAAAGGTGATAGTCTGACAATGGGGCATGCGTCAGAGTTATGGGATTACACCAGCATCAATGTGACTCAAAACAACCTTCAGgagttgaaagaaatttgggCTCAGTGGGATGATGAAGTCAAACAATTGTTTTACTGTAATTATGGTGATTTACCCTACTTGCTTGACATCAATGTAGATGAACATCTATTTCGAGCTTTGGCTCAATTTTGGAATTCTGCTTATAGTTGCTTCACATTTGGGAAGGTTGACAtggtgcctactgtggaggagtatacaacTTTGCTTCGTTGTCCAAGAATCCAAGTGGATAAAATTTACTGTAGAGCTGCTAATGTTTTGACTTTAACCAAGAAGTTAACAAGAATTACTGGAATGAGTGAACAATGGGTTACTGCACGAATCAAGCAAAAGGGAGAAAATAGATGTATCCCTTGGAGAAGTTTGCGAGATCAGATTTTGGCACACCCTGATACGAAGAAGAAAGTCGATGTTTTTGCTTTGAGTATGTACGGGATGGTTATTTTTCCTAAAGCATTGGGGCATATAGATGAAGCCGTTacagatttgtttgatcaactcgATAGGAGGGTCACACCCGTTCCAGCAATTTTAGCCGAAACATTCAGATCTTTGAGTGCCTGTCGAAGAACGGGGGAAGGAAGATTC GAATTAGCAGCGACATCAAGACGCGATGACATTACAGAGGAAAGGTGGATGACGATCCTACAAAATCTACGAgatgaagatgttgaatggagagcTTCTTGGATGGTGCCCGACGAGATTATGTACCGATGTGGGGACTTTGACTGGGTCCCTTTgcttggaatttggggagctgtcggaTATGCCCCACTGCttgtattaagacaatataggtCAAGACAGTTCGTGCCAGCAACGCAAGGGCTTGCCGAGTGTGAGTTCTCTTATAAAGGTAATAACTATAGAGGAAAGATTCGGGAGATgtctaacgcttggaaacagaTTCACCGGATGAAAGGAATTGCCGTAGGAGCAACAACAACTCCCGAGTATCACGGGTAG